A region from the Acidimicrobiales bacterium genome encodes:
- a CDS encoding glycine/sarcosine/betaine reductase selenoprotein B family protein codes for MSDAEREHIMAKELPRYDSTPFVLGPPVTGRRVALVTTAGLHRTDDDAFSFVDLSYRVIRGDADLGSLTMTHSSVRFDRSAFREDVNTVFPLERLRELAADGVIASVADRHYSLMGAGWPPAMIGSTCEQLARMLKADGVTAVCLVPV; via the coding sequence TTGAGCGACGCAGAACGCGAGCACATCATGGCGAAGGAGCTCCCGAGGTACGACTCGACGCCATTCGTACTCGGCCCACCAGTCACCGGGCGCCGCGTGGCCCTCGTGACCACGGCGGGTCTCCACCGCACCGATGACGACGCCTTCTCCTTCGTCGACCTCAGCTATCGCGTGATTCGCGGGGACGCTGACCTGGGGTCGCTGACGATGACCCACTCATCGGTCCGCTTCGACCGCAGCGCCTTTCGCGAGGACGTCAACACCGTGTTTCCGCTGGAACGGCTCCGGGAGCTCGCCGCCGACGGTGTCATCGCCTCCGTGGCCGACCGCCACTATTCATTGATGGGAGCGGGCTGGCCCCCTGCGATGATCGGCTCGACGTGCGAGCAGCTGGCCCGCATGCTGAAGGCCGACGGCGTCACCGCCGTCTGTCTCGTTCCCGTTTGA